From the Manihot esculenta cultivar AM560-2 chromosome 14, M.esculenta_v8, whole genome shotgun sequence genome, the window GTGCCTAAATTTTTGCCCAAAATCAAATTAGTGACCATCGATGGAAAGGAACTTAGAGCTTGGTTAAGGTAATGTATTAAAAACTTCGAGATTAATAGAGTTATTAGAGCACAAAGAGTGGCCATGGCTAGTCTATTTTTTATGGATAGGGCTGACGCATTGTACCACAATTAGGTTAAGGGGGCTAGGGGTCACTCTTGGGAAGAATTTGAGAGAGATATTTGTATGAGGTTTGGGGAAGAGACCTTAGAAGATGGGGTGGAGGAGCTGATGAAGATTAGGCAAGAGAGAACCATAGAAGACTACCAAGTCAGATTTGAGAATGTGAGAATTAGGGTAGAAAGGCTTAGGCCTAGCCTGGATGAGGCATATTTTCTGTCTGTATTTGTGGGAGGATTAAAGGATGACATTAGGCCTGTTATTAGAATGTTAAGGCCTACCACTCTAGCACATGCTTTCCAGATTGCAAAATTTCAGGAACAATTTCTGAATTCTAGCAGAAAAACCAGTACTATTCCAAATTTCCATTAGCCAACAGTTCCAAAGCTATAGCCCCAATCTTCACCTATAAAACAAACACACCACTCAGAAAATTATCCTTATCCACCAAAACCTCCTAACTCTGAAGTAAATTTCAACCAGAAACTACCCCTAAGTGCACATAAGCCTACATATAGCCTTGGAAGCCAAATTTCAGTAAAGCAACCCTCCAATAAAAACCCTACTATCTCGGGTAATAACCAAAGTGCCATTAGACAGCATAGACCCTGTTTCAAATGTGGAAAAAAGTACTTTCCAGGTCATCAATgtaatcataaaaacattaatgGCCTTGTGAAGAGAGAAAAAAGACAGCACTGTTCAGGCTACTGAAGGGCAGTTAGGAGAGGAAGGGAAGAAGTTTGGCATGATTTATTGGAAGGAGAAGTATCTGAAAAGCTAGAAGCAGCCACCCTGTCTGTACATGCTATGGAAGGAATTCAAGGTACAAACACAATTAGACTGACTGGCAAGCAACAGAACAGGAAGCTACTGATATTGGTAGACAGTGGAAGTACTCACAGCTTCTTGGATGCAAGGGTAGCTAAGGAGTTGAAGGTTCTCATAGTAACGGTTTTTGCCATGTTTGTGACAGTAGCAATGAAAGGAAAATGGAAAGTTATAAGGTGTGTCCTGGATTTAATTGGAAAGTGCAGCAacattcttttaaatttaaccTTGGAGTTTTCGAGATGGGAAGTTATGATCCTGTGCtctttgattttgaaaaattatgtgATGAAACTCAGCAGCTGTTGCACAGAGGAGGTAGAGATTTCATGAGCCCTTTGATTTACATTCAAGTTCTTTGCTGTGCTGAACCTACTCTCCATGTGTTGACAACTAGCAACTATCTTGAGGAGTTGCTAACTCTACTGGAAAAATATGAGAGCATTTTTACAGAACCAATAGCTCCACCCCCTTTCAGAAGCCATAATCACTCAATTGCCTTGGTACCTACAGCTGCCCCTGTTAATATCAGATCATATGGGTATCCACACTTTCAAAAGGTTGAGATAGAGAAATTGGTGGATGAGATTGTAAGGATAAGGTCATTCAACCAAATACCAGCCCATATGCCTCTCCAGTACTTTTAGTGAGGAAAAGGGATGGGAATTGGAGATTTTGTAAGCCTTTCTTATTCAAGGCaacttattataataaataaaggaAGCAAAACTTTGTCCAAATTAACTTTATAAGATTAGAAAAATCTCTCCAACAAGTCCTCAACCAATTTTTTCATGGGGTCTTCAAGAAAAAGCAAGAATGTGAACAAAGACAAATACATTCCTTTGGAGGAAGATTTCCATGTTCATCGACCTACGATGACATCTTATTTGAGGGAACTTGACAACTTGATGTCAAAGCAAGTTGTCATGGGTAACTAGCAAATTTAGAAGAAAAACTGAATTTTTCATGCAACAATCCAAAGACATGTTTCAATGACTTAGCTCGGCAACTTTCTTAGCTATTTTGGACCTTCAATAGGGGAGAGGGAGGGGCGAACCAGACCAAAATTGAATGGCTCCAATTCGCTTGGATGGCTTAATCGTTATGAACAACTCTTTCACAATCAATGAAAAACTGAAGCAAATAAAGTCATTCTAGTTGCCTTACACCTTACTGACATAGCAGGTGTTCAAGGAGGACTACAACTTGCGAGTTGGCCGTTCTTCACGCGACAATCCATTGGGGGAGTTGGTGAACCTAAAGCAAGCTGGATTGATAGAAGATTACGAGCATCAATTTCAGTCCATATTCCAGACAACTGTTCGAACCAACCAACAAGTACCTTAACTTCATTTGTCAAATGTCCTAGTAGGGCATAAATGATTGAAGTGATGAGCCATATTCCTTCAACTATcagtgtaaaaaaattattatgagtGGAATTGGAGGACAACTAAAAAACTTGAAAAATTTAAGTGTATCGCATGGGGTTATCTCCCAGTGATGCCATATGGAGGATTATCTTATTTTCTTGTTGAGCTATGGAACAAGCTCTTTGTCTTTTGACAAATGGTGGAGCTTGTTTAGTAGATCATCTTGCTAACTTATTGAAAGATTCAAGGTCCTTTGCTTCCAATTTAGTTAAGGATACTTCACAAATCAAGAAAAAAATTAGTTCAGAATcttcaattcaaatttaaatggtTTTTAGTAGGAAGAATGTGATATCCTTATATGTTGGAGTTCTATTTCTTATACGTTGTAACCCTTTCATATTTAAGGCAATTgattattatgaataatataagcAGAGTTTTATCTATATTAGTTTCATGAGATTAGAGGGCTCTCTCTAACGAGTCCTCAACCAATTTTCACAACAGGATATTCAAGAAAAAGCACAAATTCGCTTCTTTGGAGGAAGATTTCCATGTTCATCGACCTATAACGAGGTCTTATTTGAGAGAACTTAACAACAAGCAATCTAGACTTGCAACAATTCCTTGATTCCATTTTTCAAGTTTCGGATTAAGTTGTATAAGGGTAAGATATTGGTTTGGGTAAGCTCAACATACAACAACTAAGCCTAATCCCAAAATGGTTGGATCTGCTATATGGATTCTTTTACATCATTGTACTCTATTTGAAATCAATTGCCCATCAATATTCAAAAACTAAGCTCAACAGagattattaaaagaaaaagtgatTGGATATGGGACCCAAACCTGCAAGAACATATTGACAAATGACAACAAAGAATGTCCACTTGAAGACTTGGACATAATTATCTCATCAAGGAGTGGTGCTCATTACATTTTTCCACCATTAACTAAGAGAGTATGGGATGCAAGATTGGAGGCTTTTCCAAAGttcaaatttaaagaaaaaggaaTCACACTTCCACTTAACAGAATACTACCTAGACACCTTGACCTTGGTCTGTTCAACTACCTGATTTCATTGGCAAAATTAGAAGAAAGAGACCTTGTTCAACAAAAATGGAGCCCATCACTCCTTGACTTGAATGATTTGCTACAGGATGATCATAGGAGGTTGGACAAAGAGAGAAAGCTGACTAGAGTTCCTCTGCTCATAACAATCTCCTAGAGGCTCTCCACCAATACCCCAGCAGCCTACTAAGGCAAACTTGCTAAATTActaccattttttttttatttccatGACTTTATTTTCTCTTACCCTAGGGCCAGCCTGTAAGACAGCTGAAAGTAATTCCAGTGTCACACTTAACTGTGTAAAGGACATTCCATGACTCATCCAACAGAATTTGCATCCGAGCTAAAATCAGatatttcatatgagcatagcCTACTAGAATTGACAAAGCatagaaacaataaaaataaaataaaatagcctACTAGAATTGACAAAGCATAGAgtcgataaaaaaaataaaatgaaaatgagtAGATGTGATTACCTTCAATAACCATATCGAAAACCTTCTCTTCAAATGAGAACACCACGTCAAATGAACCATCAGCTGCATTCTCTTGCCAACGTTGAGGTGCCAATTTGACAGATGAATTCCTTTTAAGCATCGGCAATATGCCATTACGCTTGTAACTGCACTTTTGCAATCATAATGAattataaacatcataacatgaGTTATTCAATTGCGGGTCACATGCCAGTTCAGCTAActtcaattttatataaaaaaataagaaagtcCAACTCCACGTTCAACTTTCTTTTCAATTTCCCCAACCAAATGGAgaataaaagtttaaattacTTTCATTTTATTGCAcaaatttattttagaattatatATTTCTTTCAAATACTATGAAGATTGAAGTATTAAACTGTTTGCCTAAAAATCTTCTATAATTCAGATTTTGGCAGGGGAAAAGGTGATCCTACATCCTAGTAACTTATTTATCAAAaagcaaatttaaaaaattctagCTTTGCTTGCCAAGAAAGTGTAGTTCAAAAAAAAACGAGCAAATAAGAAGAAAGAGAATACAGGtcattatatttatatctttATGGAAATAATAAAAGTGAAAACTCCAAATCTAGTTTCAACTTTCTTTTTCAATTCCCCCAACTAAacacagaagaaaaaaaaaatcaaattacttGGATTTTTATAACATAAGTTacttcaaaattatatttttctttcaaatgTAGTGAGGCATTGAACTGTTTACCTGAAAAGGTTCTATAAATTAAACCTAGAaagggaaaaggaaaaaaagtgaAACTTATTTATGAAACAGCACACAAAAATAAATTCTAGCTTTATTTGCCAAGAAAGTGTAGTAAAGGAAACATAagaaaatttcagttatgataTTTCGCATGTCCCAAATATTTTTATCAGATGCACAAAGGCGAAAAAAAGAGCAAATAATAAGAGAATACAGGTCAGGGTCTTTGCGCCTGAGATCATCGAACATTTGTTTGTAAGGGGTTCCAAAATCATAGACATTTGGCTCTCTAAGGGATGGTCCAGGAAGCTTAACATGAGACCCTGTTCCGTAGGAGGACACATCAAAGCCTTGCCTCTTGAGCAGAGAGTGAGCCTCCATGCTCcgattttgatttgatgaacACACCATGGCATAGCGGAATTTCATGCTTTAGCACAAAAGAGATGAAACTTCAGTAGGGATGCATCAAAACCCGAACACGTTAATGCAACATTTCAACAAACAAAGAAATATGATAACCATTCTTCTAGCAGGTTCACAAGAAATTTGAAACCTAATTGGATGATACTTCTTATGAAGCCCAACCTCTTAGTATATTACCTCAAATCCCTACTTTAATCCAAGAAAAAGggggaaaacaaaaaaaaataaatccaaaaagaaaaagaaatacccAGAGCTTACCTCACCGAAGGAGAAGGCTTTACTGTCTTGGGCAAAAGAAACAAAAGGTTCAACAGAAAGAGTGAAATTTGAATGTCAGATATGGCAATACTCGAGATCCTCCAGAATTGTTGCTGTACTTGTAGTAATCAGGTCCCTTCAAGACTGCCTTCACCACTTGACTAAGATTTAGATTGTCAATATGGGAATGAGCTATCTCACCATGAAAGCTAAGGGTGGAGAATGGTGAGAGTTTGTACCTAAGAAATAGAGTTGAGAATCAATATCAATATCAATACCAATATCAATACCAAGGTGTTTTTCATTCACAACCTTCTTTAAACAAAGAAACCATACTCTTGTCTTAAAACCCAATGGAAAATTGAAACATATAATGCTTCTCATTGCTAAAATTCTAtgcaataaaagaaaattgacaTCTATATCTGAACACACATATAATGATGAGCATTGAATTAAATTAGATCAAGAACAGAGAAAACCAAGCAAACAAAATCAAGGGAAAATGATCCGAGTATTGAGAATAAGAACATACCCTTTACAATGAAATCAAGGGAAAATTCAATAGAGATTAGGAGAATGCAAGTGTAACAGAGagaatcaaggaagccaaatctcagtAATACAACACTCTCATAGATACTAAATTTTCGGAGATATTAAGTATATTAAGCAGGAGATAGTTGTCAtcccctttttttttctaatttttgttTTCGTCTTTTACATTTCCCTGTCTGGTCCTCACATTTTTCTGGGCAACCAAACAAGCCAAGGACGCTTAGCAAAGTAATTAAAGCTTCTGAAAATTTAGCAACAATAATAGACAGTAAACGAGAACCATACCACTTGAAAGCGGGTGGCTATCACCTGAATCTTCATAGGCACCTGAATTTTTTAGTAAGAGGAATGGAGTTTCTGTAAGCGAAGAAGGAGATAGAGAAAGTGGATAGGTGTGGTAGGGCCTAAGGTGAGGGCTATAAGTGGTGGCAGATAGGTTCTGTCATCGGCGGCGGATGGCGGTGACCATGCAGCCTCGGAGGTTAAAGTCGTGTTCTCAGGCTCAGCTTGGGGTAATGGATGGGAACAGAGGTTAGAATGGACTAAAttgaatgaataaaaaaattaccggaaaaaaatctaaatatttggTAATTCACAGCTACAAAACTTTAAATAACTATAAATTTTCATTTGACTAATGAAACGTTCTTTCAcctacatatttttattttaatgatagTTTCCTAATTAACCACGAGGgaattagtttaattgaatccgatcaatttgattcaatttaatttgattgatttgaaagttttaataatttgtttttaatttttatattttttttaatattttaaaatttaattaaaatattttaattttaatatatttaatttttttatattattaaaaataatattttattattactaatcgatttgatttaattttttaatttttttctgattaaaatcgaatcgaattgaaataattaaaatttttaaaattaaaaattaaatcgaatcaaaata encodes:
- the LOC110600061 gene encoding RNA polymerase II subunit A C-terminal domain phosphatase SSU72 isoform X3 → MKFRYAMVCSSNQNRSMEAHSLLKRQGFDVSSYGTGSHVKLPGPSLREPNVYDFGTPYKQMFDDLRRKDPDLYKRNGILPMLKRNSSVKLAPQRWQENAADGSFDVVFSFEEKVFDMVIEDLYNRDQVLMKAVLVINLEVKDSHEEAAIGARLALDLCQDIEAAESWEDSIDEIITAFETKHRRKLLYSISFY